Part of the Sulfuricurvum kujiense DSM 16994 genome, TATTTTCGGACGGGGGAGCGAAGAGGCGATCTTTTTGCAGGAGAGGGGATTTAAAGTCGATGTAATCGCCGGGATATCATCGTGTGTCAGCGCTCCCGCATGTGCGGGTATCCCTCCGACCGCACGGGGTTATGCGGCAAGTTTTTCCGTCGTATCGGCACATCTTAAAGAGGGGGAATTCAATACGGAGTGGTTGCCGCTGCTACAACTTTCAAACCATACGACGGTTGTCTTGATGGGGCTTAGTTTGGCAGGTAAAATCCAAAAAGCGGCATTAAAATCGGGCGTGCCTAAAAATCTTCCGGTAGCAATCGTCTCCAATGCTTCCCGTGCAAATCAGCAAAGCGTCGTGACGACGCTAAGCAGATTGACTAAAACGGCAAAAACATTGGAAGGCCCGGCGGTTATCGTGTTCGGAGATGTTGTCAGCCTTCATGGAAAGCTTCCGGAATATCAGCTTCAACAAGTGGAATTTATATAAAATACATTGATTGCTGATTGAGAGCATTGCCCTGATCAACGAGGTCTTGGAGTGTCTCATGAAATACATTTTTCATGTCTTCTCGAATGCGGTCCCAGTAGAGATGCAAAATCGGCTGCAACCGCTCATCGGTAGGGTTGCAAAGCTCCCCCTCCAACGCGACCAATATCTCAAATACCGCGATAGCATTCGGGGCTTTGGCCAGCAAATAGCCTCCGCCCGCTCCGCGAATACTTTGAATCAATCCCTCTTTGCGTAAGGTTGCGAGAATTTGTTCCAGATAATTTTGGGGTATATTCGCTTTTTCGGCGATGTCGCGGATTTGAAGATGCCCTTGTCCGTAATGAAGCGCTAACTCATACATGGCGGCGAGGCCATAGCTTCCTTTTGTAGAAATACCAGCCAATCTCTTCTCCTATTGGGTATAGTGGAGATATTGTATTGGAGTTAGCGTTAATAGTCCATTAAGGACATCGATTTAGAAGAGATTATTCGCTCTCTTTCGGCGATTTGAACGATTTGACGTCAATTCTGCGCGGTGCACGTTTCGGTGCGGCGGGAGCTTCTGAGGGCTTTCGATCTTGGTAAGGTTTTTTCTCTCCAAACGGTTTCTTGTCTCCGTAAGGCTTTTTATCACCGTATGGCTTTTTATCTCCGAACGATTTTTTATCACCAAAATCTTTCTTTTCACCGAAAGGCTTCTTTTCTCCAAAGGGTTTCTTATCTCCAAAAGGCTTCTTGTCCCCGAACGGTTTTTTATCCCCGTAAGGTTTTTTATCTCCAAACTCTTTCTTGTCACCGAAGGGTTTCTTTTCTCCAAATGCCGGTCTATCGCCGTAAGGTTTTTTGTCACCGTAAGGCTTCTTGTCCCCTTCAGAGCGTTTGGAATCATCACCGCTTTTCGCTTTGTCTCCGAAAAACTTCGGTTTGCTGCTGAATTTGGTTCGGGCTGCTTTTTCCGCATCGCTTCGCGGTGTACCGTCGATGTAGTGATTTCGTTCGCGGGTTTTGCCCTCGAAAATCGGCTTGCCGCTTTCATCTTTTCCGACAAATCTCGGTTTGCTGTTGTGCTGTTTTTTTGCACTGAATCCGTCATCTTGGCCGTGTGCAGGACGGCGGTCACTGCGAGGTGCGTCATCGCGTTTGCGCTCAGGACGGGTGTCACGAACAGGTTTTTTATCACGGTTTCTAGGATCTGACGCATCACGAGCTTCACGCTCTTCGCGGCGGGCTTTTGCTTCGGCTTTTTGCTGATTGTCGACGGCGATGCCGAAATCGGGTTCGAACCCTTTGACCACCTCTTGGACGATGGTGCGCCCGTTTAGAAGCTCGATCGGGTAGAGCCGTTTTTGATCTTCCTCATCGAGTGTGATGAGTGCATATTCGTTGGCTCGCGCAAAGCGAGACATATAAAGAATCGCTTTTTCAGGAAGGTCGTAGCTGATAAGTACATCACAGCGCAGATCGGGAGTTTTTGCCAAATCTGTATCACTTAGGACGGTGATGTTATTTTCTGTAAAGAGGCTCGTAAGCTCTCCCGAGTCGTTGGAGGTAACGATCAGAATTGTTTTACCTGCATTGCGTTCGATCAAAAAATGGACTAATTCATTTTTGCGAGGGCGGTTACACGGGTGGATACGATGATTCTGGCGTTTGATAGGTGTCGATGACATATAAGAAGTCCTTGGGTATATAAGCCTCATTAAAGAGGGGGGATAAGCGGTCGTTGGGGAATGTCAAGCGTAGACCGAAGACGCAAATGATTATGGAATTATAGCGTAATTCTATCGGTACGCTTTTATTCCCAGTAATTCATCCAAACGCAGAAAGGTATACCCCATAGATGTGAGTTGTTCGATCACTTTCGCAAGGGCGCCGACACTGGTCGGATTACGGTGCATCAGGATGATATCGCCGTTGCGGATATTGGAGAGAACATTGGTGACAACGGCATCGGGGTCTTTGAGTGTCCAATCGAGCGAATCGAGAGACCAAAGCACGGTAGTAAGCCCTTGGGCGTTGATGGTATCGACGACAATCGGATTGATCGAACCGTATGGCGGACGCATTAGGAGAGGGTAGTGTCCGGTGATACTTTCCATACGCATGGCCGCATGGTCGAGCTGATAGACGATCGTACTTTCATTGAGATCACTCAGACGTGGATGATTAAAGGTATGGTTTAAAACCAGATGCCCTTCGTCAAATGTACGTTTAACTACGGTGGCATTGGTATCCCTCATCGTTCCGCCGATCATGAAAAATGCCCCTTGGACATGGTGTGATTTTAGGATATCGAGGAGTTTATAGGTGTTGTTTTCGTCGGGTGCGTCATCGAAGGTAAGGGCAATATTTTTACGGGAAGGGTCGCCGTTGACGAGGACGTTTTTATATATACCGTTTTGGACGGGTGTGATCGTATCGTTACGCCATTTATCCAGAAATTGGCTCATGTTGGCATCCAAAAGCGGTGATGCTCCGCGAATATCATAAACGACATTGGACTCGGCAAAAAGAAAGAGTTGGAAAATGAGGGTAAAAAGGGCAAAAAATTTGGTCATGCAGTATCGTTTCGGTTAAAAAGTAAACGCCATTATACCCTCTAATCGAGGGTCTTTTTGTAAAATTTGACTGCCAGTGTCATCATAATCACCCCTATGATCATTAACGGCCAAATATTAGGCCACAGCATAAAGAGATCGTTGTCTTTGAGGATAATCCCCCGAATAAGACGGTTAAAATAGGTGAGGGGAAGCAGCTGCCCTATGTGCTGGGCCCATATCGGCATTCCCGAGAAGGGGAACATGAACCCGGAGAGGAGAATACTGGGGAGAAAATAGAAAATGGTGAGCTGCAGCGCCTGCAGCATGTTTCGCGCCAAAGAGGAGATCGTGATACCGATGGTGAGATTGACGGCGATAAAGAGGAGTGCAACGGTATAGACCAGGAGAATCGAACCGTTGAACGGAACACCGAAGACAAAATGGGACGCAAATAAAATGATGGTGGCCTGAACAAGCCCGATAAAGACATAGGGGATGATTTTTCCTGTCATGATCTCCAACGGACGTGCGGGAGTGGCGAGGAGATTTTCCATCGTTCCGTGTTCGCGCTCACGGGTGATGGCCAGTGCCGTCATCATGGTCAGCGTCATCGTCATAATGGTTCCCATGAGTCCTGGGATGATATTGTACTGATTGATGCCGTTAGGATTGTAGAGGCGGTGGATTCGTACATCGAACGGCTCTTTTTGACTCCATAGCGTTGAGAGGCTTCCTGTCAAATCTTTTTGTAGAACCTGTTTGGAAATTCCCTCGATGGATGCCAACGCGATCGTGATCGTGACGGGATCGGTCGCATCGGCTTCGAGAAGCATGGAGGGCTTTTCGCCTCGTAAAAGCTTCTGGGTAAAATCGGGCGGGATCGTAAAGATAAACTGCACTTTCCCCTGTTTTAATGCCGTTTGTGCTTTTTCGGCGGTATCGAACTGCGGATCGAGTTCAAAATATTCCGATGTCTGCAGGGAAGAGAGAAACGTGCGGGTAAATTCACTCTCATCATAGGCGACGACGGCGGTCGGGAGATGTTTCGGATCGGTATTGATCGCAAAACCGAAAAGGGCAAGCTGTATGATAGGCAAGACTACCATCATGGCAAACGTGACGCGGTCGCGTTTGAGCTGCAAAAACTCTTTGAGGACGATCGCCCACCAGCGATTGAGACTAAAGCTCATGAATCTCACCGTAATTATCGCGCGTATGTTTCATCAGATAGATAAATACATCTTCCAAAGAGGTTGCGATAGCATTAGAACGGAGATGGGAAAGAGCATTCTCAAGCGCGATAGGGTCTTTTCCGCTGACGTGGAGCGTTGAGCCGAATATGACGGTTTGCTCAATTGCAGGACTTTTCTCGAGCGATTTGGAAATCTCCATCAGATTACTTCCTGTAATTTCATAGGTAAAAAGTTTTTGGCTGTCGATAATACTCTCAGCACTCCCTTGTGCAAGGAGATTGCCGTAGGCGATATAGGCGAGTTTATGGCACCGCTCTGCCTCATCCATATAGTGGGTACTGATAAGGACGGATACCCCCTGTGAAGCCAATTCATGCAGTTCTTCCCAAAAATCGCGGCGTGCATTGGGATCGACTCCGGCGGTGGGTTCATCGAGGAGCAGCAATTTGGGGTGGCGGAGCATGCAGGCGGCAAGGGCGAGACGCTGTTTCCATCCGCCTGAGAG contains:
- a CDS encoding polysaccharide deacetylase family protein produces the protein MTKFFALFTLIFQLFLFAESNVVYDIRGASPLLDANMSQFLDKWRNDTITPVQNGIYKNVLVNGDPSRKNIALTFDDAPDENNTYKLLDILKSHHVQGAFFMIGGTMRDTNATVVKRTFDEGHLVLNHTFNHPRLSDLNESTIVYQLDHAAMRMESITGHYPLLMRPPYGSINPIVVDTINAQGLTTVLWSLDSLDWTLKDPDAVVTNVLSNIRNGDIILMHRNPTSVGALAKVIEQLTSMGYTFLRLDELLGIKAYR
- the cobA gene encoding uroporphyrinogen-III C-methyltransferase; this encodes MTKIIQHNSAETNQTFSVRKGNVYLVGCGLGDVEQLTIKAYRTIKEAQIVLYDNLIPQEIIDLIPPETRKIYVGKPKDNHSISQERINHLIADYAGQGFSVARLKSGDPYIFGRGSEEAIFLQERGFKVDVIAGISSCVSAPACAGIPPTARGYAASFSVVSAHLKEGEFNTEWLPLLQLSNHTTVVLMGLSLAGKIQKAALKSGVPKNLPVAIVSNASRANQQSVVTTLSRLTKTAKTLEGPAVIVFGDVVSLHGKLPEYQLQQVEFI
- a CDS encoding ABC transporter ATP-binding protein produces the protein MNASDAVIDVRGLNKYFGDKHVVKDLSLQVGRGEILGFLGPNGSGKTTAIRMMCGLLTPDSGEGHCLGYDIRTQSDAIKREAGYMTQKFSYWEDLSIRENLDFVARIYELANRKHVVDEALETLGLTSRSSQLARSLSGGWKQRLALAACMLRHPKLLLLDEPTAGVDPNARRDFWEELHELASQGVSVLISTHYMDEAERCHKLAYIAYGNLLAQGSAESIIDSQKLFTYEITGSNLMEISKSLEKSPAIEQTVIFGSTLHVSGKDPIALENALSHLRSNAIATSLEDVFIYLMKHTRDNYGEIHEL
- a CDS encoding RrF2 family transcriptional regulator; this translates as MAGISTKGSYGLAAMYELALHYGQGHLQIRDIAEKANIPQNYLEQILATLRKEGLIQSIRGAGGGYLLAKAPNAIAVFEILVALEGELCNPTDERLQPILHLYWDRIREDMKNVFHETLQDLVDQGNALNQQSMYFI
- a CDS encoding ABC transporter permease — its product is MSFSLNRWWAIVLKEFLQLKRDRVTFAMMVVLPIIQLALFGFAINTDPKHLPTAVVAYDESEFTRTFLSSLQTSEYFELDPQFDTAEKAQTALKQGKVQFIFTIPPDFTQKLLRGEKPSMLLEADATDPVTITIALASIEGISKQVLQKDLTGSLSTLWSQKEPFDVRIHRLYNPNGINQYNIIPGLMGTIMTMTLTMMTALAITREREHGTMENLLATPARPLEIMTGKIIPYVFIGLVQATIILFASHFVFGVPFNGSILLVYTVALLFIAVNLTIGITISSLARNMLQALQLTIFYFLPSILLSGFMFPFSGMPIWAQHIGQLLPLTYFNRLIRGIILKDNDLFMLWPNIWPLMIIGVIMMTLAVKFYKKTLD